From Ferrimicrobium acidiphilum DSM 19497, the proteins below share one genomic window:
- a CDS encoding AAA family ATPase: MVESRSSQLGFLTPDDLAGGLRQVEYLADLKIATVAFLALSLEKPLLLEGDAGVGKTELALALSRLFGSDLIRLQCYEGIDSTQAVYDWDYAKQLLHLRATEAVGVQTDRTSLEAELYEDRYLVERPLLRSLGYSDPSRPPVLLIDELDRADDEFEAFLLELLSTFEITIPELGTRRALVKPIVILTSNRTRDLHDALKRRCLYLWVDHPAFEREVEIIRLHVPDASEVLSAQIGAIVQEFRRQGLVKPPGIAEAIDWASALTSLSAVEVTPEWLEMTLGAVIKYREDEERLASIGVGTLIKQAFARFGA; encoded by the coding sequence TTGGTTGAGTCTCGAAGCAGTCAACTCGGTTTTCTGACCCCCGATGATTTAGCGGGAGGTTTGAGACAGGTGGAGTACCTGGCCGATCTAAAAATTGCAACGGTGGCTTTTCTAGCTCTCTCGCTAGAAAAGCCATTGTTGCTAGAGGGTGATGCTGGTGTTGGGAAAACCGAGCTTGCTCTGGCGTTGTCGAGGCTCTTCGGGAGTGACCTTATCCGGTTGCAATGCTACGAGGGGATCGATTCCACCCAGGCCGTCTATGACTGGGACTATGCAAAACAGCTCCTGCACCTACGCGCTACCGAGGCCGTGGGTGTGCAGACCGACCGTACCTCACTAGAGGCTGAACTCTATGAGGACCGTTACCTCGTCGAGCGCCCACTGCTGCGATCGCTGGGTTACAGCGACCCGTCTCGGCCGCCAGTCCTGCTTATCGATGAGCTAGACCGTGCAGACGATGAGTTTGAGGCCTTCTTGCTGGAACTGCTCTCTACGTTTGAGATCACGATCCCAGAACTTGGTACTCGACGAGCGCTGGTGAAGCCGATAGTGATTCTCACGTCGAACCGTACTCGAGATCTTCACGATGCTCTGAAACGCCGATGTCTGTATCTATGGGTCGACCACCCAGCCTTTGAACGCGAGGTCGAGATCATACGACTTCATGTACCGGATGCGAGCGAGGTGTTGTCTGCTCAGATTGGCGCCATCGTGCAAGAGTTCCGTCGGCAAGGTCTAGTTAAACCACCAGGGATCGCGGAGGCGATCGACTGGGCGAGCGCGTTGACAAGCCTCTCGGCGGTCGAGGTCACTCCGGAGTGGCTCGAGATGACGTTAGGGGCTGTGATCAAGTATCGTGAGGATGAGGAGCGGCTTGCCTCCATCGGCGTTGGAACGCTGATCAAACAGGCCTTTGCTCGGTTTGGTGCATGA
- a CDS encoding FAD binding domain-containing protein, producing MYPSSFDYARAATVAEAISMLSSDEDAKVLAGGHSLIPLMKLRLASPSMLVDIGRISDLSYVRKDGDQIAIGALTRHRDLETSELLAREVPVLTRVAGQIGDPSVRHAGTIGGSTAHGDGAADLPAALLALGATMVVQGPSGSRTIPAAEFFKGFLETALAPDEILTEIRVPTGFSKYAFQKFNRRAQDWAIVGVVAVRSDRTNVSFINMGATPLRATAVEERLAAGASVEEAAAVADEGTSPSADINASVDYRRHLARVLVQRALSELG from the coding sequence ATGTATCCATCAAGTTTTGATTATGCCAGGGCGGCTACAGTCGCGGAGGCGATCTCGATGCTCTCCAGTGACGAGGACGCCAAGGTACTGGCTGGAGGGCATTCTCTGATACCGCTCATGAAGCTACGACTTGCATCTCCTTCGATGCTCGTTGATATCGGACGCATCTCCGATCTATCCTATGTCCGCAAGGATGGTGATCAAATAGCCATCGGTGCGTTGACTCGCCATCGAGATCTTGAGACTTCGGAGCTTCTTGCGCGTGAAGTCCCGGTCCTCACCAGGGTTGCAGGCCAAATAGGTGATCCGTCGGTGCGTCATGCGGGTACGATTGGTGGGTCGACTGCCCACGGTGACGGTGCAGCTGATTTGCCTGCGGCGTTGCTGGCCCTCGGCGCAACCATGGTAGTGCAGGGGCCCTCTGGGAGTCGCACTATACCGGCCGCTGAGTTCTTCAAAGGTTTCTTGGAGACGGCACTCGCGCCTGATGAAATTTTGACGGAGATTCGTGTGCCAACTGGATTTTCTAAGTATGCGTTCCAAAAGTTCAATCGGCGCGCTCAGGACTGGGCGATAGTCGGTGTGGTTGCTGTCCGCAGTGATCGTACCAATGTGAGCTTTATCAACATGGGGGCAACTCCATTGCGAGCGACCGCAGTCGAAGAGCGTTTGGCCGCTGGCGCTAGTGTTGAGGAGGCTGCCGCAGTCGCTGACGAGGGAACCTCACCTTCGGCTGATATAAATGCGAGTGTTGATTACCGACGCCACTTGGCACGTGTCCTCGTGCAACGGGCTTTGAGCGAACTTGGTTGA